A genomic stretch from Theropithecus gelada isolate Dixy chromosome 2, Tgel_1.0, whole genome shotgun sequence includes:
- the AADAC gene encoding arylacetamide deacetylase: MGRKSLYLLIGGILIAYYIYTPLSDNIEEPWRLMWINAHLKTIENLATFVELLGLHHIMDSLKVVWSFYEVPPTSDENVTVTETKFNNILVRVYVPKRKSEVLRRGLFYIHGGGWCMGSAAVNDYDLLSRWTADRLDAVVISTNYRLAPKYHFPIQFEDVYNALRWFLRKTVLAKYGVNPERIGISGDSAGGNLAAAVTQQLLDDPDVKIKLKIQALIYPALQPLDVDLPSYQENSNFLLLSKSLMVRFWSEYFTTDRSLEKAMLSRQHVPVESSHLFQFVNWSSLLPERFIKGHVYNNPNYGSSELAKKYPGFLDVRAAPLLADDKKLHSLPLTYVITCQYDPLRDDGLMYVTRLRNAGVQVTHNHVEDGFHGAFSILELKISHRLINQYIEWLKENL, translated from the exons ATGGGAAGAAAATCACTGTACCTTCTGATTGGGGGGATCCTCATAGCATATTATATTTATACGCCTCTCTCAGATAACATTGAGGAGCCATGGAGATTGATGTGGATAAACGCGCATCTGAAAACTATAGAAAATTTG gCTACATTTGTGGAGCTGCTGGGACTTCACCACATTATGGATTCTTTGAAGGTTGTCTGGAGCTTTTATGAAGTCCCACCAACCTCAGATGAAAATGTCACTGTGACtgagacaaaattcaacaacattCTTGTTCGAGTATATGTGCCAAAGAGAAAGTCTGAAGTACTAAGAAGGGGGTTGTTTTATATCCATGGTGGAGGCTGGTGCATGGGAAGTGCTG CTGTAAATGATTATGACTTGCTGTCAAGATGGACAGCAGACCGACTTGATGCTGTCGTCATATCAACCAA CTACAGATTAGCACCTAAGTATCATTTCCCAATTCAATTTGAAGATGTATATAACGCCTTAAGGTGGTTCTTACGTAAAACAGTTCTTGCAAAATACGGTGTGAACCCTGAGAGAATCGGTATTTCTGGAGATAGTGCAGGAGGGAATTTAGCTGCAGCAGTGACTCAACAG CTCCTTGATGACCCAGATGTCAAGATCAAACTCAAGATCCAGGCTTTAATTTATCCTGCCCTTCAGCCTCTTGATGTAGATTTACCATCATAtcaagaaaattcaaattttctaCTTCTATCCAAATCACTCATGGTCAGATTCTGGAGTGAATATTTTACCACTGATAGATCACTTGAAAAAGCCATGCTTTCCAGACAACATGTACCTGTGGAATCAAGTCATCTCTTCCAATTTGTTAATTGGAGTTCCCTGCTCCCTGAGAGGTTTATAAAAGGACATGTTTATAACAACCCAAATTATGGCAGTTCTGAGCTGGCTAAAAAATATCCAGGGTTCCTAGATGTGAGGGCAGCCCCTTTGTTGGCTGATGACAAAAAATTACATAGTTTACCCCTGACCTATGTCATCACCTGTCAATATGATCCCTTAAGAGATGATGGACTCATGTATGTCACCCGACTTCGCAACGCTGGAGTTCAGGTTACTCATAACCATGTTGAGGATGGATTCCATGGAGCATTTTCAattctggaacttaaaattagTCACAGACTTATAAATCAGTATATTGAGTGGCTAAAGGAAAATCTATAG